In Paractinoplanes brasiliensis, the following proteins share a genomic window:
- a CDS encoding gluconeogenesis factor YvcK family protein, with translation MPVRVVAFGGGHGLSASLRALRSRAADGLDLEITAVVTVGDDGGSSGRLLAERDALLPPGDLRQALAALADGREITQRTAQLLQYRFAEIPAPGVGGQGPDPLVGHAVGNLLLLGLMEMLGDPVQALDHAAAMVGARGRVLPMARHAIGIEADMRGADPERPYEVVTVRGQHAVAVAHGHVEAVRIDPADPPVCQQAITAIDEADWLIFGPGSWFTSVLPHLMVPRLAEAIMKSPARRLVTLNLATDNETSGLSVADHLAALHRYLPGLRVDVVLADGKWVGEPEPVRRAAEGLGARLVLAPVAVADGRPKHDPESLGVALVPVLGAAR, from the coding sequence ATGCCCGTACGGGTGGTGGCGTTCGGCGGCGGGCACGGGCTGAGCGCCTCGTTGCGTGCCCTGCGCAGCCGCGCCGCCGACGGCCTGGATCTGGAGATCACGGCCGTCGTGACGGTGGGCGACGACGGCGGCTCCAGCGGCCGGCTGCTCGCCGAGCGTGACGCGCTGCTGCCCCCGGGTGACCTGCGCCAGGCCCTGGCCGCGCTGGCCGACGGCCGGGAGATCACCCAGCGTACGGCTCAGCTGCTGCAGTACCGTTTCGCCGAGATCCCGGCGCCGGGCGTCGGCGGGCAGGGGCCCGATCCGCTGGTCGGGCACGCGGTCGGCAATCTGCTGCTGCTCGGGCTGATGGAGATGCTGGGCGACCCGGTGCAGGCGCTCGACCACGCGGCCGCGATGGTGGGCGCGCGGGGGCGGGTGCTGCCGATGGCCCGCCACGCGATCGGCATCGAGGCCGACATGCGCGGCGCCGACCCGGAACGCCCGTACGAGGTCGTCACGGTGCGTGGTCAGCACGCCGTCGCGGTCGCTCACGGGCACGTCGAGGCGGTGCGGATCGACCCGGCCGACCCGCCGGTCTGCCAGCAGGCGATCACGGCCATCGACGAGGCGGACTGGCTGATCTTCGGCCCGGGGAGCTGGTTCACCAGCGTGCTGCCCCACCTGATGGTGCCCCGGCTGGCCGAGGCGATCATGAAGAGCCCGGCGCGCCGGCTGGTCACGCTCAATCTGGCCACCGACAACGAGACGTCCGGCCTCTCGGTCGCCGACCACCTGGCCGCGCTGCACCGCTATCTGCCCGGACTGCGGGTCGACGTCGTGCTGGCCGACGGCAAGTGGGTGGGGGAGCCCGAACCGGTGCGGCGGGCCGCCGAGGGGCTGGGCGCCCGGCTGGTGCTGGCACCCGTTGCCGTTGCGGACGGTCGCCCCAAGCATGATCCTGAGTCGTTGGGTGTCGCGCTGGTTCCCGTACT
- the rapZ gene encoding RNase adapter RapZ has protein sequence MPEFVSDATDRDEVTTDLVVVTGVSGGGRSTVARALENVGFYVVDNLPQALMLDMAQLAFQAGGAARRTAMVLDVRSRAFSTDLAGAIHALRERGFSPRVVFVDAEDDVLIRRFESVRRSHPLQGDGRLADGIAAERKLLAEAREQADVIIDTSHLNVNQLRRRVEELFGGEDVRRLRITVLSFGFKYGLPPDADYVMDARFLPNPFWVPDLRDHTGLEEAVSTYVLDQEGASDFVKTYASLIAATAPGFEREGKRYLTVAVGCTGGKHRSVAISEELTAQLRDMRLAAHSSHRDLGRE, from the coding sequence ATGCCGGAGTTCGTGTCCGACGCGACCGATCGTGACGAGGTGACCACCGACCTGGTGGTCGTGACCGGGGTTTCCGGCGGTGGGCGCAGCACGGTCGCCCGCGCGCTGGAGAACGTGGGCTTCTACGTGGTCGACAACCTGCCGCAGGCGTTGATGCTCGACATGGCCCAGCTCGCGTTCCAGGCCGGCGGCGCCGCCCGGCGTACGGCCATGGTCCTCGACGTGCGCAGCCGGGCCTTCTCCACCGACTTGGCCGGGGCCATCCACGCGCTGCGTGAGCGCGGGTTCTCGCCCCGGGTCGTCTTCGTCGACGCCGAGGACGACGTGCTGATCCGCCGGTTCGAGTCGGTGCGCCGCTCGCACCCGCTGCAGGGCGACGGCCGGCTCGCCGACGGGATCGCGGCCGAGCGCAAGCTGCTGGCCGAGGCGCGCGAGCAGGCCGATGTGATCATTGACACCAGCCACCTGAACGTGAACCAGCTGCGCCGGCGGGTCGAGGAGCTGTTCGGCGGCGAGGACGTGCGCCGGCTGCGCATCACCGTGCTCTCGTTCGGTTTCAAGTACGGCCTGCCGCCCGACGCCGACTACGTGATGGACGCCCGGTTCCTGCCCAACCCGTTCTGGGTGCCCGACCTGCGCGATCACACCGGCCTCGAGGAAGCGGTCAGCACGTACGTGCTCGACCAGGAGGGCGCGAGCGACTTCGTGAAGACGTACGCGAGCCTGATCGCGGCCACCGCCCCCGGTTTCGAACGTGAGGGCAAGCGCTATCTCACCGTCGCGGTCGGCTGCACCGGCGGCAAGCACCGCAGCGTCGCGATCTCCGAGGAGCTCACGGCCCAGCTGCGGGACATGCGTCTGGCAGCCCACTCCTCGCACCGCGACCTCGGGCGGGAGTGA